A window from Kovacikia minuta CCNUW1 encodes these proteins:
- the rpsJ gene encoding 30S ribosomal protein S10 — MATIQQQKIRIRLKAFDRRLLDTSCEKIVDTANRTNATAIGPIPLPTKRRIYCVLRSPHVDKDSREHFETRTHHRIIDIYQPSSKTIDALMKLDLPAGVDIEVKL; from the coding sequence ATGGCAACTATTCAGCAGCAAAAAATTCGTATTCGTCTCAAAGCTTTCGATCGCCGCCTCCTGGACACTTCCTGCGAAAAGATCGTCGATACGGCAAATCGCACGAACGCTACTGCAATCGGTCCGATTCCGCTACCGACCAAACGTCGGATCTATTGTGTGTTGCGATCGCCCCACGTCGATAAGGATTCTCGCGAACACTTTGAAACCCGAACCCATCATCGAATTATTGATATTTACCAACCCTCTTCTAAGACCATTGATGCCTTGATGAAACTGGACTTGCCCGCGGGGGTAGATATTGAAGTTAAGCTCTAA
- a CDS encoding LON peptidase substrate-binding domain-containing protein: protein MTSSSSIAVRELPLFPLPEVVLFPGRPLPLHIFEFRYRIMMNTILESDRRFGVLMWDQAQGKPASVGCCAEIIQFERTRDDRMRIITLGQQRFRVLDYVREKPYRVGLVEWIEDSPPEQDLKPLAKDVAQLLQDVIHLSGKLTEQEIELPETIPDLPVELSYWIASNLFGVPEEQQTLLEMQDTAARLEREAEILTSTRNHLAARTVLKDTLEDTLK, encoded by the coding sequence ATGACATCTTCTTCTTCAATTGCGGTTCGAGAACTTCCTCTTTTTCCTCTACCTGAAGTGGTTTTGTTCCCCGGTAGACCACTTCCACTCCACATTTTCGAGTTTCGCTACCGAATCATGATGAATACGATTCTGGAAAGTGATCGTCGGTTTGGCGTTTTAATGTGGGACCAGGCACAGGGAAAGCCCGCCTCCGTTGGCTGTTGTGCTGAAATTATTCAGTTTGAACGGACTCGTGACGATCGGATGCGAATCATCACCCTGGGGCAGCAACGGTTTCGCGTGTTGGATTACGTTCGTGAAAAGCCCTATCGCGTTGGCTTAGTTGAGTGGATTGAAGATAGTCCACCAGAGCAGGATTTGAAACCATTAGCAAAAGATGTTGCTCAACTGCTTCAGGATGTAATCCACCTTTCGGGTAAGCTAACCGAGCAAGAAATTGAACTTCCCGAAACAATTCCTGACTTGCCCGTTGAGTTATCCTACTGGATTGCCAGCAATCTCTTTGGAGTTCCAGAGGAGCAGCAAACCCTTTTGGAAATGCAAGATACCGCTGCCCGGTTAGAACGGGAAGCCGAAATTTTGACTTCTACCCGTAATCACCTGGCAGCCCGGACAGTCTTAAAAGACACCCTGGAAGATACGCTCAAATAA
- a CDS encoding GNAT family N-acetyltransferase gives MGFWKSLFSSSDAPSVPKTTQMEGLFGEGASDRANPRIFFSTDRDIDLYELEELCDAVGWSRRPLRKVKKAIQHSFLVVSMWEQRGTQRRLIGFSRATSDHAFNATIWDVVVHPDYQGKGLGKALMKQIIKKLRSEDISNITLFADPQVVEFYRNLGFMSDPEGIKGMFWYPD, from the coding sequence ATGGGTTTTTGGAAAAGCCTGTTTAGTAGTTCTGATGCCCCATCTGTCCCTAAAACGACACAGATGGAAGGGCTGTTTGGTGAAGGGGCTAGCGATCGTGCCAACCCTCGTATATTTTTTAGTACCGACAGAGACATTGATCTCTACGAGCTAGAAGAGTTATGTGATGCGGTGGGGTGGTCCCGTCGTCCCCTGCGAAAGGTAAAGAAGGCAATTCAGCATAGTTTCCTGGTTGTTTCGATGTGGGAACAACGGGGAACCCAGAGACGGCTGATTGGCTTTTCGCGGGCAACCTCAGACCATGCTTTCAACGCCACAATTTGGGATGTAGTCGTTCACCCAGACTATCAAGGCAAAGGGTTGGGCAAAGCCTTGATGAAGCAAATCATCAAGAAGCTGCGAAGCGAAGATATTAGCAACATTACTCTATTTGCGGACCCACAGGTAGTAGAGTTTTATCGGAATTTGGGGTTCATGTCTGATCCAGAAGGCATTAAGGGAATGTTCTGGTATCCTGACTAA